A single genomic interval of Haloterrigena salifodinae harbors:
- a CDS encoding multicopper oxidase domain-containing protein, protein MLATAGCFGENSATGEDETTGMSPGDGEPAPGGQVRQYTVHAIEADIVYDAFGLHQPKAAIYVLEENLVEALAASGVTPDDAFADLPDDARDKKREKKDKHRADLSKKERKKAKKKLETADAEIEEAKKRKEKAKNDKERKKARKALHHAREKKATAKRKLGDVDTTVLQPLTIRANAGDVVEIEFVNHLDRHASMHQTALPYQVTESDGANVGFNTDTTAAPGETVGYEWYATHEGTHFFHDLANPAFDSADAPPEEANLVSRGLFGSVVVEPPEATWTHPETGEEHRSGVRADVHVPGDDEPSHREFILHYHTPEGVYPADGGELVWPGTDEPQTVHAINYRADPTGSRLGPEGLAQIDEDITLEEATEFFYNSWLFGDPGGGDNVYRTYVGDPVKMVAVGASHEERHAHHQHGHRWKETEREDADTIDAQNLGFGGTHETRLVVAHGGVGFFNVRPLGFGPGEVPDRLEGGLNLVEDDLNLEGEALGEDPDGVADPLTSARPQMSFEEAFEVGAGGAHRSAGDFLLHCHLFPHYAEGMWGSMRVYDKEQDDLQLLENNAPPLDEDDETPGFPDFIPGEQGEIPPQPPYDFIRDPTPEEAAALGDIIPGAPYTDPCDPEVGTEEFGGPASGEDAPVREYDIFAVPSELVYNDAGDHDPEGQVYVLEENLVDVLTGKMNPEPLVIRANVGDCVEINLTNLMPDGRSNHIHFVSYDVLGSDALSNGFNYDQTAYPGETMPYRWYADEEGTIFFHDHINGIEEVMKGHFAALIVEPEDSEWLDPHTGEPIESGSQAIITQPDGDDFREFALLYHDFAPLRNRQGNFVNPQEEHNQNAGVMAMNYRNAPYYRRGNDPDPAYVHSSYVHGDPETPTLEAYHGDPVRIRLVMGPYEEQHNFHINGIQLNPAGVNPEDSVSQAIHISEAFTFFLEADADDLPNPDGLPVYDHLYGSGVVDDLWDGMWGIHRVFDAEVDHLQPLPDRSAPEGEITEEQLREMGHPAPFLDWEELGRKAWLTYPEDVQQQYGLGKEALDEEWQRDLVEAFEQTKQQGLLSKFLRGELTLKDLLEALGFSRKEFEDRTGIDPKRLQKRLDEFDGIGRVDKPPFPPDRPARRNPNIGEIPPQAPDPGDECPDDAIVREYDVTVFQTDIEFNEYGDHDPHGIVFALDEHVDEIRAGERPATPLTIRANEGDCVQINLTNELPADFTPDHAHPEMRTREQDLGIEWDESNRASLNPQRLEYDVQGSDGATIGFNFDQTIAPGETITYRWFVDQQLGTSILWDMADIRGHRHHGAFGRLLIEPDDSTWLDPRTAEPLADHGDRFAAATTAESIIVPSDGPAFREFPLSISDGRYIINRQNPDDCVVPPGPDNDSDAPCNQIPDDPEDQGYMAINNRAEPFIRRFQTGSDEQHLVFDSEVHGDPATPVLNAFLDDPVRIRVNHTADKARGVDFHLASHQWLRHRNVPESEIIGVSDQFMPGKSRRVDPLGGAGGLVDSVGDHIYQETKMRRRLEAGAWGIFRVGEDDDDFTDLVQPLPDRVPKKRRDPKNRQGWTVASGDCNGNGETDILIGVPDSHVGGVDAGAAYLFYGPVDEKSITDLSDADVQFVGKPGKRVGTDVHIGDETIYLDSKGQKARYAFDGTKTRRGSVSVDDADRKN, encoded by the coding sequence ATGCTGGCCACGGCCGGTTGCTTCGGGGAAAACTCCGCCACCGGTGAGGACGAGACGACGGGGATGTCCCCCGGCGACGGCGAGCCTGCACCGGGCGGGCAGGTCCGACAGTACACCGTCCACGCGATCGAGGCCGATATCGTCTACGACGCGTTCGGACTCCACCAACCGAAGGCCGCAATCTACGTCCTCGAGGAGAACCTCGTGGAGGCGCTGGCCGCGTCGGGCGTCACGCCGGACGACGCCTTCGCCGACCTGCCCGACGACGCGCGCGACAAGAAACGCGAGAAGAAAGACAAACACCGCGCCGATCTCAGCAAGAAAGAGCGGAAAAAAGCGAAGAAGAAACTCGAGACGGCTGACGCGGAGATCGAGGAGGCGAAGAAGCGCAAGGAGAAGGCGAAAAACGACAAGGAGCGCAAGAAAGCGCGGAAGGCGCTCCATCACGCACGCGAGAAGAAAGCGACGGCCAAGCGGAAGCTAGGCGACGTCGATACGACCGTCCTCCAGCCGCTGACGATCCGCGCGAACGCGGGCGACGTAGTCGAGATCGAGTTCGTCAACCACCTCGATCGGCACGCTTCGATGCACCAGACGGCGCTGCCCTACCAGGTGACGGAGTCCGACGGGGCGAACGTCGGTTTCAACACGGACACGACCGCGGCGCCTGGGGAGACGGTCGGTTACGAGTGGTACGCGACCCACGAGGGGACCCACTTCTTCCACGACCTCGCCAATCCGGCGTTCGACAGCGCCGACGCGCCGCCGGAGGAGGCCAACCTCGTCTCCCGCGGCCTGTTCGGTTCGGTGGTCGTCGAGCCGCCGGAGGCGACGTGGACCCACCCCGAGACCGGCGAGGAACACCGCAGCGGCGTTCGCGCGGACGTTCACGTGCCCGGCGACGACGAGCCGTCCCACCGGGAGTTCATCCTTCACTACCACACGCCCGAGGGCGTCTATCCCGCGGACGGCGGGGAGTTAGTGTGGCCGGGGACCGACGAACCACAGACCGTACACGCGATCAACTACCGTGCCGATCCGACCGGCAGCCGACTAGGGCCGGAGGGACTGGCCCAGATCGACGAGGACATTACCCTCGAGGAGGCCACCGAGTTCTTCTACAACTCCTGGCTGTTCGGCGACCCCGGCGGTGGCGACAACGTCTACCGGACGTACGTCGGCGATCCGGTGAAGATGGTCGCCGTTGGTGCCTCCCACGAGGAGCGCCACGCCCACCACCAACACGGCCACCGCTGGAAGGAGACAGAGCGCGAGGACGCCGACACGATCGACGCCCAGAACCTCGGCTTCGGCGGGACCCACGAAACGCGGCTGGTCGTCGCTCACGGCGGCGTCGGCTTCTTCAACGTGCGTCCGCTCGGTTTCGGTCCCGGGGAGGTCCCCGATCGACTCGAAGGTGGCTTGAACCTTGTCGAGGACGACCTGAACCTCGAGGGAGAGGCCCTCGGAGAGGATCCCGACGGCGTCGCCGATCCGCTCACGTCCGCGCGGCCACAGATGAGCTTCGAGGAGGCATTCGAGGTCGGCGCCGGCGGCGCCCACCGCAGCGCCGGCGACTTCCTACTGCACTGCCACCTCTTCCCTCACTATGCCGAGGGCATGTGGGGCAGTATGCGCGTCTACGACAAGGAGCAGGACGATCTCCAACTGCTCGAGAACAACGCGCCGCCGCTGGACGAGGACGATGAGACCCCCGGCTTCCCCGACTTCATCCCCGGCGAGCAGGGGGAGATTCCGCCGCAGCCGCCGTACGACTTCATCCGGGATCCGACGCCCGAGGAGGCCGCGGCTCTCGGCGATATCATCCCGGGAGCGCCGTACACCGACCCGTGTGACCCCGAGGTCGGAACCGAAGAGTTCGGCGGGCCGGCGTCCGGTGAAGACGCGCCGGTACGCGAGTACGACATCTTCGCGGTGCCGTCCGAACTGGTCTACAACGACGCCGGCGACCACGACCCCGAGGGGCAGGTGTACGTCTTGGAGGAGAACCTCGTCGATGTCCTGACGGGGAAGATGAACCCCGAGCCGCTGGTGATCCGCGCCAACGTCGGCGACTGCGTGGAGATCAACCTGACGAACCTGATGCCCGACGGTCGGTCGAACCACATCCACTTCGTCTCCTACGACGTCCTCGGCTCGGACGCGCTCTCGAACGGCTTCAACTACGACCAGACGGCGTACCCGGGCGAGACGATGCCCTACCGCTGGTACGCCGACGAGGAAGGGACGATCTTCTTCCACGACCACATCAACGGGATCGAGGAGGTCATGAAGGGTCACTTCGCCGCGCTGATCGTCGAACCCGAGGACTCCGAGTGGCTCGATCCCCACACCGGCGAGCCGATCGAGTCCGGATCGCAAGCGATCATCACCCAGCCCGACGGCGATGATTTCCGCGAGTTCGCCCTGCTGTACCACGACTTCGCGCCGCTACGTAATCGGCAGGGGAACTTCGTCAACCCGCAGGAGGAACACAACCAGAACGCCGGCGTGATGGCGATGAACTACCGGAACGCGCCGTACTATCGCCGCGGCAACGACCCCGATCCGGCGTACGTCCACAGCTCCTACGTCCACGGCGACCCCGAGACGCCGACGCTCGAGGCCTACCACGGCGATCCGGTCCGGATCCGGCTGGTCATGGGCCCCTACGAGGAGCAGCACAACTTCCACATCAACGGCATTCAGCTGAACCCGGCCGGCGTGAACCCGGAAGACTCCGTCTCCCAGGCGATCCACATCTCGGAGGCGTTTACCTTCTTCCTCGAGGCCGACGCCGACGACCTCCCGAACCCGGACGGACTGCCGGTCTACGACCACCTCTACGGTTCGGGGGTCGTCGACGACCTCTGGGACGGCATGTGGGGTATTCACCGCGTCTTCGACGCCGAAGTCGATCACCTGCAGCCCCTGCCCGACCGCAGCGCGCCGGAGGGCGAGATCACCGAGGAGCAACTTCGCGAGATGGGTCACCCCGCGCCGTTCCTCGACTGGGAGGAACTGGGCCGCAAAGCGTGGCTCACCTACCCCGAGGACGTCCAGCAGCAGTACGGTCTCGGCAAGGAAGCCCTCGACGAGGAGTGGCAGCGCGACCTCGTCGAGGCGTTCGAACAGACGAAACAGCAGGGACTGCTCTCGAAGTTCCTGCGCGGCGAGCTCACGCTGAAGGACCTCCTCGAGGCCCTCGGGTTCAGCCGGAAGGAGTTCGAGGACCGAACGGGGATCGATCCGAAACGACTGCAGAAGCGCCTCGACGAGTTCGACGGAATCGGCCGCGTCGACAAGCCGCCGTTCCCGCCGGACAGGCCGGCCCGCCGGAACCCGAACATCGGCGAGATCCCGCCGCAGGCGCCCGATCCGGGAGACGAGTGTCCCGACGACGCGATCGTCCGCGAGTACGACGTCACGGTCTTCCAGACCGACATCGAGTTCAACGAGTACGGCGACCACGATCCCCACGGGATCGTCTTCGCACTCGACGAACACGTCGACGAGATCCGCGCCGGCGAGCGGCCGGCGACGCCGCTGACGATCCGGGCCAACGAGGGCGATTGCGTCCAGATCAACCTCACGAACGAACTCCCGGCTGACTTCACCCCGGATCACGCCCACCCCGAGATGCGGACCCGGGAGCAGGACCTGGGCATCGAGTGGGACGAATCGAACCGCGCCTCGCTGAACCCGCAGCGCCTCGAATACGACGTACAGGGCTCCGACGGAGCGACGATCGGCTTCAACTTCGACCAGACGATCGCGCCCGGCGAGACGATCACCTACCGCTGGTTCGTCGACCAGCAGCTGGGTACGTCGATTCTGTGGGACATGGCGGACATCCGCGGCCACCGCCACCACGGCGCCTTCGGCCGGCTGCTCATCGAGCCCGACGACTCGACCTGGCTCGATCCCCGCACGGCCGAGCCGCTGGCCGACCACGGCGACCGGTTCGCGGCGGCGACGACGGCCGAGAGCATCATCGTTCCGAGCGACGGGCCGGCGTTCCGCGAGTTCCCGCTGTCGATCAGCGACGGGCGGTACATCATCAACCGGCAGAATCCCGACGACTGCGTGGTGCCGCCGGGTCCCGACAACGATTCCGACGCGCCGTGTAATCAGATCCCGGACGATCCCGAGGATCAGGGGTACATGGCGATCAACAACCGTGCGGAGCCGTTCATCAGACGGTTTCAGACCGGATCCGACGAACAACACCTCGTCTTCGACTCCGAGGTCCACGGCGACCCGGCCACGCCGGTGTTGAACGCGTTCCTCGACGACCCCGTCCGGATTCGCGTCAACCACACCGCCGACAAGGCCCGGGGCGTCGACTTCCACCTCGCCAGCCACCAGTGGCTCCGCCATCGGAACGTCCCCGAGTCCGAGATCATCGGCGTCAGCGACCAGTTCATGCCGGGCAAATCGCGCCGCGTCGACCCGCTCGGTGGTGCTGGCGGTCTCGTCGACAGCGTCGGCGACCACATCTACCAGGAGACGAAGATGCGACGCCGCCTCGAGGCCGGCGCCTGGGGAATCTTCCGCGTCGGAGAGGACGACGACGACTTCACCGACCTCGTCCAGCCGCTGCCCGACCGCGTGCCGAAGAAACGCCGCGATCCGAAGAATCGGCAGGGGTGGACGGTCGCCTCCGGCGACTGTAACGGCAACGGCGAGACGGACATCTTGATCGGCGTCCCCGACAGCCACGTCGGCGGCGTCGACGCCGGAGCCGCGTACCTGTTCTACGGCCCGGTCGACGAGAAATCGATCACGGATCTCTCCGATGCCGACGTCCAGTTCGTCGGCAAGCCGGGCAAGCGCGTCGGTACCGATGTCCACATCGGCGACGAGACGATCTATCTCGACTCGAAAGGGCAGAAGGCCCGGTACGCCTTCGACGGAACGAAGACGCGCCGCGGATCGGTCAGTGTCGACGACGCCGACCGGAAGAACTGA
- a CDS encoding tRNA (guanine(26)-N(2))-dimethyltransferase translates to MRVTEGGIDLEVPGEQTEGIEESVFYNPRQELNRDLTIATLRTFREREERAESYLDAMTASGVRGIRAAADGWDVTCCDLEADAVDLARENLERNDLADEARVEHRNVNALMHDEMFDVIDLDPYGTPMPFADAAFARCRDLLCVTATDTAPLCGAHFNSGVRSYSAVPQNTDYHPEMGVRILVSALARSGARFDVGVEPILTHATSHYVRTYLELDRKASAADAALEHLGHIYHCEDCLYRETEHGQVADPLESCPHCGGNRLLTAGPVWLGPVQDTEFVAAVRSAIPDAFGTAEKARELCETLEAEVDEPTHYDQHKLCKNWGLPANAMDEFLDDLREAGYAASPAHYGGTTFKTDASVGEIRAATEGSLE, encoded by the coding sequence ATGCGCGTCACCGAGGGCGGGATCGATCTCGAGGTCCCCGGCGAACAGACCGAGGGCATCGAGGAGTCGGTGTTCTACAACCCCAGACAGGAGTTGAACCGAGACCTGACGATCGCGACGCTGCGGACCTTCCGCGAGCGCGAGGAGCGCGCCGAGAGCTACCTGGACGCGATGACCGCCAGCGGCGTCCGCGGGATCCGCGCGGCCGCCGACGGCTGGGACGTCACCTGCTGCGATCTCGAGGCAGACGCCGTCGACCTCGCGCGGGAGAACCTCGAGCGAAACGACCTTGCGGACGAGGCGCGCGTCGAACACCGCAACGTCAATGCGCTCATGCACGACGAGATGTTCGATGTGATCGACCTCGATCCCTACGGGACGCCGATGCCCTTCGCCGACGCTGCCTTCGCCCGCTGTCGAGACCTCCTCTGCGTGACGGCGACCGACACCGCGCCGCTCTGTGGCGCTCACTTCAACAGCGGCGTCCGTTCCTACAGCGCGGTGCCCCAGAACACCGACTACCACCCCGAGATGGGCGTTCGGATCCTCGTCTCCGCGCTCGCCCGCAGCGGCGCCCGCTTCGACGTCGGCGTCGAGCCGATCCTGACCCACGCGACCAGCCACTACGTCCGGACCTACCTCGAACTCGACCGGAAGGCGAGCGCGGCCGACGCCGCCCTCGAGCACCTCGGGCACATCTACCACTGCGAGGACTGCCTCTACCGCGAGACCGAGCACGGACAGGTCGCCGATCCGCTCGAGAGCTGTCCCCACTGCGGCGGCAACCGCCTGCTCACCGCCGGCCCGGTCTGGCTCGGCCCCGTGCAGGACACTGAGTTCGTCGCCGCGGTCCGGTCGGCGATCCCCGACGCGTTCGGCACCGCCGAGAAGGCGCGGGAGCTCTGCGAGACCCTCGAGGCCGAGGTCGACGAACCGACCCACTACGACCAGCACAAACTCTGCAAGAACTGGGGGCTGCCCGCGAACGCGATGGACGAGTTCCTCGACGACCTCCGCGAGGCCGGCTACGCGGCCTCGCCGGCCCACTACGGCGGCACGACGTTCAAGACCGACGCGAGCGTCGGCGAAATTCGAGCGGCGACCGAAGGGAGCCTCGAGTAG
- a CDS encoding type 1 glutamine amidotransferase produces MIDPSADDRLRIALLNAAHKRESTRRNFERELDAELVEFHCPSGELPDTFDFDACVVTGSSASVYWDRPWIGALTEWVGEAVAAGLPFLGVCYGHQLLADVLGGRVEDMGEYEIGYRAVEHDGANRLLTGVDEEFTVFTTHSDRVAAAPPDATVFARNEYGIHGFRRDRVFGVQFHPEYDMTTAERVTAGKDGDLEPERIRSVMEGIDAERYETACEAKRLFDNFVGFVREQRSVECGADVAGTDTAATVGEAFVDADATESPIESSADSSRSS; encoded by the coding sequence GTGATCGATCCGTCGGCCGACGATCGGCTCCGGATCGCCCTGCTGAACGCGGCGCACAAACGCGAGAGCACGCGACGGAACTTCGAGCGGGAACTCGACGCGGAGCTCGTCGAGTTTCACTGTCCCTCCGGCGAACTCCCCGACACGTTCGACTTCGACGCCTGCGTCGTCACCGGATCGAGCGCCTCCGTCTACTGGGATCGGCCGTGGATCGGCGCGTTAACGGAGTGGGTCGGCGAGGCCGTCGCGGCCGGACTGCCGTTTCTGGGCGTCTGTTATGGCCACCAACTGCTCGCGGACGTCCTCGGCGGCCGCGTCGAGGACATGGGCGAGTACGAGATCGGCTACCGGGCCGTCGAACACGACGGAGCGAACCGGCTGCTGACCGGCGTCGACGAGGAGTTCACCGTCTTCACCACCCACTCCGACCGCGTGGCCGCGGCGCCGCCGGACGCGACGGTGTTCGCCAGAAACGAGTACGGCATCCACGGCTTCCGACGAGACCGCGTCTTCGGCGTCCAGTTCCACCCCGAGTACGACATGACGACGGCCGAACGCGTGACCGCCGGGAAGGATGGCGACCTCGAGCCCGAGCGGATTCGGTCCGTCATGGAGGGCATCGACGCCGAGCGCTACGAGACTGCCTGCGAGGCCAAACGGCTGTTCGACAACTTCGTCGGGTTCGTCCGCGAACAGCGGTCCGTCGAGTGCGGCGCCGACGTCGCCGGTACGGATACCGCTGCGACCGTCGGGGAGGCGTTCGTCGACGCCGATGCGACCGAATCTCCCATCGAGTCGTCGGCCGACTCGAGCCGGTCGTCCTGA
- a CDS encoding sensor histidine kinase: protein MGSRTRVPSAIGGRVTITLLGALYVAFAVAWAAQRLTDGGSTSNVALVASFIGVPGLVLLYAGYRLPRTDIRPEYYPTIGRWATGGAGLLLGILVLYQLEPAESVSEPFRAALVLTAFGSVAGFGVGIHDALAKTRAFEIQRRNGELRRIKAELDETVEQLETANREFEASNERLEQFAYAASHDLQEPLRMVTSYLSLVERRYGDDLDEDGEEFIAYAVDGADRMREMIDALLEYSRVDTQGEPFEPVDLEAVFEDVLTDLEVQIAETDATVGVGEMPRVEGDVHQLRQLFQNLLSNALEYSGDEPPRVRVTAERADAERENPEQIDSEWTISVADDGIGIDPADTDRVFDLFQRLHGREEYDGTGLGLALCERIVERHGGEIWVDSEPGEGSTFSVTLPAVDDRDG from the coding sequence ATGGGCAGTCGGACTAGGGTTCCGTCCGCAATCGGTGGCCGAGTGACGATCACACTCCTCGGCGCGCTGTACGTCGCCTTTGCGGTCGCGTGGGCGGCCCAGCGACTGACCGACGGCGGCTCGACGTCGAACGTCGCGCTCGTCGCCAGCTTCATCGGCGTCCCCGGGCTGGTGTTGCTCTACGCCGGCTATCGGTTGCCGCGGACCGACATCCGCCCCGAGTACTACCCCACGATCGGCCGCTGGGCGACCGGCGGAGCCGGACTGCTACTTGGCATCCTCGTGCTCTATCAGCTCGAGCCGGCCGAGAGCGTCAGCGAACCGTTTCGAGCGGCGCTGGTCCTCACGGCGTTCGGCAGCGTCGCCGGCTTCGGCGTCGGGATCCACGACGCACTGGCCAAAACCCGCGCGTTCGAGATTCAACGCCGCAACGGGGAGCTGCGACGGATCAAGGCGGAACTCGACGAAACGGTCGAACAACTCGAGACGGCCAACCGCGAGTTCGAAGCGTCGAACGAACGGCTCGAGCAGTTCGCCTACGCCGCCAGTCACGACTTACAGGAGCCCCTGCGGATGGTTACGAGCTACCTCTCGCTCGTCGAGCGCCGGTACGGCGATGACCTCGACGAGGACGGCGAGGAGTTCATCGCCTACGCGGTCGACGGCGCCGACCGCATGCGCGAGATGATCGACGCCCTCCTCGAGTACTCGCGGGTCGACACCCAGGGCGAGCCGTTCGAACCCGTCGATCTCGAGGCGGTGTTCGAGGACGTGCTGACGGATCTCGAAGTGCAGATCGCTGAAACCGACGCGACGGTCGGCGTCGGGGAGATGCCCCGCGTCGAGGGCGACGTCCATCAGTTGCGCCAACTCTTCCAGAACCTGCTGTCCAACGCGCTCGAGTACAGCGGTGACGAGCCGCCGCGGGTCCGCGTTACCGCGGAGCGAGCCGACGCGGAGCGGGAAAATCCGGAGCAGATCGACTCGGAATGGACGATCTCGGTCGCCGACGACGGCATCGGTATCGACCCGGCCGACACCGACCGCGTCTTCGACCTCTTCCAGCGCCTCCACGGCCGCGAGGAGTACGACGGGACCGGACTCGGACTCGCGCTCTGTGAGCGCATCGTCGAGCGCCACGGCGGGGAGATCTGGGTCGACTCCGAACCCGGCGAGGGGTCGACGTTCTCGGTGACGCTGCCGGCGGTCGACGATCGCGACGGGTGA
- a CDS encoding zinc finger SWIM domain-containing protein has product MPEANPVERWQADLEETGELTPEIVDRISRVHGDRGVRAIEAVGENRVKAYRDFTIVVGYDDEYIVEDGGCTCKDSEYNLDADDPTEQCWHALAVAIARRVGHVDYHDMWYSEVRELL; this is encoded by the coding sequence GTGCCGGAGGCCAACCCAGTCGAGCGATGGCAGGCGGACCTCGAGGAGACCGGCGAACTCACCCCCGAGATCGTCGACCGGATCTCCAGGGTCCACGGCGACCGCGGGGTCCGCGCGATCGAGGCGGTCGGCGAGAATCGGGTGAAGGCCTACCGCGATTTTACGATCGTCGTCGGCTACGACGACGAGTACATCGTCGAGGACGGGGGCTGTACCTGCAAGGACAGCGAGTACAACTTAGACGCCGACGATCCGACCGAGCAGTGCTGGCACGCCCTGGCCGTCGCCATCGCCCGCCGGGTCGGCCACGTCGACTACCACGACATGTGGTACTCGGAGGTTCGCGAACTGCTCTGA